A single window of Helicobacter macacae MIT 99-5501 DNA harbors:
- a CDS encoding heavy metal translocating P-type ATPase: MSQKAKCSHCQLEYDKAQLKKVIEDSSELYFCCNGCEAVYMLLKQSGLGGFYDRLGGNTLSPVEKSSAKQANSIISTTSRFSYLDDDGFLEKHTTKIKNAPKQKSNQAHNRQVNNQRDSPLLEANLIIEGIHCAACVWLNEAALQKQQGIISANINYTNNKAKIVFDPRAIKLSAIFSLISSIGYEAHIYDPSTQENLLTKESKSYFTSFVVGVFCTMSIMMVAIAQYAGYFKGMSADMKSVLNLISCLLATPVLFFTGRVFFVGAYYGVKQGYVGMDFLVAFGASLTFAYSVYASFAGVGEPYFESVAMIVLFVFSGKFLEIRARALAGDSLDKLQHILPSAVLVESNGENGEILLLPKDSKELAKDDIVHIREGEMLPCDGVVLTQGSIDTRSLSGESEPVQKVRGDEVLSGSIACESFCYAVQKTYADSTMSNIIKLLEESLESKPKIQNLANALSKHFSRVVLFIALCGFLFWWEYADAQKALIIAISVIVISCPCALALATPIASVVGISRGFREGVLFKQARFLETLAKCEVVLFDKTGTLTQGKLSVKKVFDFDTREDFSKNLLVDFLSHFTHPIALALKDFLELKNLRKNEISKNLKEAKQTSQRGIYGIYEDKQGKVRLLGGSLEYLQSQGVDTNEASKIAQNYPQMSIFAYAIEIVKITNEVEAIETHQKDKSSNEAKSNEHINEAKSTKTLPQFHSLYLLQDSLKNGAKELVASLKKAGKEVLLISGDRQCVVESIAKELGIESYKGALLPKDKLEIIRSHKNAVMIGDGLNDILALQSAEVGIAMGAGSAMAIAQGDVVVLDDSLEGVGRAFSIATRTYSRIKQNLVISLVYNALLIPLALCGFVIPLVAALSMSLSSLLVVANSMRK; encoded by the coding sequence ATGAGCCAAAAAGCCAAATGCTCGCATTGCCAGCTAGAATATGACAAAGCACAGCTAAAAAAAGTCATAGAGGATTCTAGTGAGCTGTATTTTTGCTGTAATGGCTGTGAGGCTGTGTATATGCTTTTGAAGCAAAGTGGCTTGGGGGGGTTTTATGACAGGCTTGGGGGCAATACTCTCTCTCCTGTGGAAAAATCTAGCGCAAAGCAAGCAAACTCCATAATCTCTACAACCTCAAGATTTAGCTACTTAGATGATGATGGGTTTTTAGAAAAGCACACCACAAAAATCAAAAATGCACCAAAGCAAAAAAGCAATCAAGCACACAATCGACAAGTAAATAATCAGCGCGATTCCCCCCTGCTAGAAGCCAACCTAATCATTGAGGGAATCCACTGCGCAGCGTGCGTGTGGCTAAACGAAGCCGCACTACAAAAGCAGCAAGGAATCATAAGCGCAAATATCAACTACACAAACAACAAAGCCAAAATCGTATTTGACCCGCGAGCTATAAAGCTATCAGCTATCTTTTCTCTCATCTCCTCTATCGGCTATGAAGCGCATATCTATGACCCAAGCACGCAAGAAAACCTCCTCACAAAAGAGAGCAAATCCTACTTCACTAGCTTCGTGGTGGGTGTGTTTTGCACGATGAGTATAATGATGGTGGCAATAGCCCAATACGCAGGGTATTTCAAAGGAATGAGCGCGGATATGAAATCCGTGCTAAACCTCATCTCTTGCTTGCTTGCTACACCTGTGCTATTTTTCACAGGGAGGGTGTTTTTTGTGGGGGCTTACTATGGAGTGAAGCAGGGCTATGTGGGTATGGATTTTTTGGTGGCGTTTGGGGCTAGCCTTACCTTTGCTTACTCGGTGTATGCGAGCTTTGCTGGAGTGGGAGAGCCTTATTTTGAAAGTGTGGCGATGATTGTGCTTTTTGTCTTTAGTGGGAAGTTTTTGGAGATTCGTGCTAGGGCTTTGGCAGGCGATAGCCTAGATAAACTTCAGCATATATTGCCCTCTGCCGTGCTAGTGGAGTCAAATGGCGAAAATGGCGAGATTTTACTCCTCCCAAAGGATAGCAAAGAGCTAGCAAAAGATGATATTGTCCATATTCGTGAGGGGGAAATGCTACCTTGCGATGGAGTAGTGCTAACTCAAGGAAGCATTGATACGCGCTCACTAAGTGGGGAGAGTGAGCCTGTGCAAAAAGTGCGTGGAGATGAGGTGCTATCTGGCTCGATTGCGTGTGAGAGCTTTTGCTATGCGGTGCAAAAGACTTATGCGGATTCTACGATGAGCAATATCATAAAGCTACTTGAAGAAAGCCTAGAATCAAAGCCAAAGATTCAAAATCTAGCAAACGCGCTATCTAAGCATTTCTCACGCGTGGTGCTATTTATCGCGCTGTGCGGGTTTTTGTTTTGGTGGGAATATGCAGACGCGCAAAAAGCCCTAATCATCGCCATTTCTGTCATAGTGATTTCTTGTCCTTGTGCTTTGGCTTTGGCTACGCCTATCGCTAGTGTGGTGGGGATTTCACGCGGGTTTAGAGAGGGAGTGCTATTTAAGCAAGCGAGATTTTTAGAGACATTGGCAAAGTGTGAGGTGGTGCTATTTGACAAAACAGGCACGCTCACTCAAGGCAAGCTATCTGTGAAAAAGGTGTTTGATTTTGACACTAGAGAGGATTTTAGCAAAAATCTGCTAGTAGATTTTCTAAGTCATTTTACTCACCCTATCGCTTTGGCACTCAAAGACTTTCTAGAGCTAAAAAACCTGCGCAAAAACGAGATTAGCAAAAATCTAAAAGAAGCCAAGCAAACCTCACAGCGCGGAATCTATGGAATCTATGAGGACAAGCAAGGCAAAGTGCGCTTGCTAGGTGGCAGTCTAGAATACCTACAATCTCAAGGTGTAGATACAAATGAAGCTAGCAAAATCGCACAAAACTACCCACAAATGAGTATCTTTGCCTACGCAATAGAAATTGTGAAAATCACGAACGAAGTAGAAGCCATAGAAACCCACCAAAAAGACAAGTCAAGCAATGAGGCAAAATCTAATGAGCATATCAATGAAGCAAAATCTACAAAAACGCTACCACAATTCCACTCTCTCTACCTTCTCCAAGATAGCCTAAAAAATGGCGCAAAAGAGCTTGTAGCAAGTCTAAAAAAAGCGGGCAAAGAAGTCCTACTCATAAGCGGGGATAGGCAGTGTGTGGTAGAATCTATCGCAAAAGAGCTAGGGATAGAGAGCTACAAAGGTGCATTGCTACCTAAAGATAAGCTAGAGATTATCCGCTCGCACAAAAATGCTGTGATGATAGGCGATGGGCTAAATGATATTTTGGCACTGCAAAGCGCGGAAGTAGGCATAGCTATGGGAGCTGGCTCTGCTATGGCTATCGCACAGGGCGATGTAGTCGTGCTAGATGATAGCCTAGAGGGAGTAGGCAGGGCATTTAGCATAGCTACGCGCACATACTCTCGCATAAAGCAAAATCTAGTAATAAGCCTCGTGTATAATGCCTTGTTGATTCCGCTTGCACTTTGTGGGTTTGTTATCCCACTTGTAGCAGCACTAAGTATGAGCCTCTCATCTCTTCTAGTAGTAGCAAACTCGATGAGAAAATAA
- a CDS encoding phosphatase PAP2 family protein, whose protein sequence is MRHAQSSTAKAQKTKNTTKSKKAISLVFVALFVALMCAIYQPSYANLQANQQSQSMQNPHPKSPAQSSLISQESLKTDAQKDFLQKDSLQENFAQAQTQLQKQENEASEAKSDKKDTRFFGYIPREYMSLFSNSAHFFPALTLGYTLIIKDFIGLRQQALGYIAVVGATYAVKYSLYFASPYAKDTLSFAKRPTSESYEAFPSGHTASAFAAVGFVAKRYGAKLGIPAFVLAAAVGESRILLEKHTILQVICGGILGFLLSFFCASPFRRVSTPNILPTYKNKTLYSLLVLVLL, encoded by the coding sequence ATGCGACACGCACAATCTAGCACAGCTAAGGCACAAAAAACCAAAAACACCACAAAATCCAAAAAGGCAATATCGCTAGTTTTTGTAGCCCTATTTGTAGCTCTAATGTGTGCGATTTATCAGCCCTCTTATGCAAACCTGCAAGCAAATCAGCAAAGTCAATCTATGCAAAATCCGCACCCAAAATCTCCCGCGCAGTCTAGCTTAATCTCGCAAGAATCCTTAAAAACCGATGCACAAAAAGATTTTCTACAAAAAGATTCTTTGCAAGAGAATTTCGCTCAAGCACAAACACAACTCCAAAAACAAGAAAATGAAGCAAGTGAAGCAAAGAGCGACAAAAAAGACACTCGCTTTTTTGGCTATATCCCTAGAGAATATATGAGCCTTTTTTCAAATTCTGCGCATTTTTTCCCAGCACTTACTTTGGGCTACACGCTCATCATCAAAGACTTCATAGGGCTTAGACAGCAAGCACTTGGCTACATAGCGGTGGTGGGGGCTACCTATGCAGTGAAATACTCTCTATACTTTGCCTCTCCCTATGCCAAAGACACATTATCCTTTGCCAAACGCCCCACAAGCGAATCTTATGAAGCATTCCCTAGTGGGCATACTGCTAGTGCGTTTGCAGCGGTAGGGTTTGTAGCCAAGCGATATGGGGCAAAGCTAGGGATTCCTGCTTTTGTCCTAGCTGCTGCGGTGGGCGAGTCGCGTATATTGCTAGAGAAGCATACGATTTTGCAAGTGATATGCGGGGGGATTTTGGGATTTTTGCTTAGTTTTTTTTGCGCTTCACCATTTAGGAGGGTAAGCACACCGAACATACTGCCTACTTACAAAAACAAGACACTTTATAGCTTGCTAGTGCTAGTGCTTTTGTAA
- a CDS encoding efflux RND transporter periplasmic adaptor subunit, producing MPLYNHTYGHIYNPAKSLKPTFLRLLRTLSGVFIIFALAVFFASCGDSGKNAQRGALPVSTIEIAQANIPLEFEYPARLKSVQSADVYARVEGILLSQNFKEGDIVLEGQPLFQIDPKRYQARVTMARAQYDSAKANLDKAKRDWERTEALYKQGALTIDTYDNALYNYQSAKANVDNTKASLDDALIDLGYTKVVASFTGRIGMRRHDIGALVGAQGSNVLSTLTQLTPIYAEFSIPSNDFYYIRDLEKTNIIAQVILGNDKLYDTLGSLNFVDSVIDQNTSSVKARAIFENEKYTLVPNEFVRVKLEGFEAKNAIAIPQNALLQDSQGSYVYVIKEGKAQIERVTLGKMLKNGLVLIINGLKSKDIVVTSDLTKISQGMPLTSKGSANPPPKTTPKGQNPATPSTTQK from the coding sequence ATGCCTTTATACAACCATACATACGGACACATATACAATCCTGCAAAATCCCTAAAACCCACTTTTTTGCGCTTGTTGCGCACATTATCGGGTGTGTTTATCATTTTTGCTTTGGCAGTGTTTTTTGCTAGCTGTGGCGATAGTGGCAAAAACGCCCAAAGAGGCGCACTTCCTGTCAGCACCATAGAGATAGCCCAAGCAAATATCCCACTAGAGTTTGAATACCCAGCAAGGCTAAAAAGCGTGCAAAGTGCCGATGTCTATGCGCGAGTAGAGGGAATCTTGCTTAGCCAGAATTTCAAAGAGGGAGACATAGTCCTAGAGGGACAGCCACTTTTCCAAATCGACCCCAAACGCTATCAAGCACGCGTAACAATGGCAAGGGCGCAGTATGATTCTGCCAAAGCAAATCTAGACAAAGCAAAGCGTGATTGGGAGCGCACAGAAGCCCTCTATAAGCAGGGCGCACTTACCATAGATACTTATGACAATGCCCTTTATAACTACCAATCAGCCAAAGCAAATGTGGATAATACCAAAGCAAGCCTAGATGACGCACTAATAGACTTAGGCTACACAAAGGTAGTAGCTAGCTTCACAGGTAGAATCGGTATGCGCAGGCACGACATAGGCGCACTTGTAGGCGCACAAGGTAGCAATGTCTTATCCACCCTCACACAGCTAACGCCCATTTATGCGGAGTTTTCAATCCCTAGCAACGATTTTTACTACATACGCGATTTGGAAAAAACCAACATAATCGCTCAAGTGATTTTGGGCAATGATAAACTTTATGATACGCTTGGCTCGCTAAATTTTGTTGATTCTGTGATAGACCAAAATACTTCATCAGTCAAGGCTAGAGCGATTTTTGAAAACGAGAAATACACGCTTGTGCCAAATGAATTTGTGCGCGTAAAGCTAGAGGGCTTTGAAGCAAAAAATGCCATAGCGATACCACAAAACGCGCTACTTCAAGACTCGCAAGGAAGCTATGTCTATGTGATAAAAGAGGGCAAAGCCCAAATTGAGCGAGTAACTCTTGGCAAAATGCTAAAAAATGGCTTGGTGCTTATCATCAATGGACTAAAATCAAAAGACATAGTTGTTACAAGTGATTTGACAAAAATAAGTCAGGGAATGCCCCTAACCTCAAAAGGTAGCGCAAATCCACCACCAAAAACCACTCCAAAAGGGCAAAATCCAGCCACACCAAGCACCACCCAAAAATAA